Proteins from one Desulfonema limicola genomic window:
- the brxL gene encoding BREX system Lon protease-like protein BrxL: MKAELDSKIEQTFPDVCVHKGLASKAGLSGRAVPAFVSDWLVSRYRTKDGVDAEGINSFIARHLPDKKHKDSLLYELRNGNQLKILDSYSVTVHSTTGKLILRIPALDVNGRVSDSIVDENPLLLTGSVWGSGTLAWRSNPDKKGEYEIVMTKYRPMQSSTIDIDYFLRQRTRYSLDEWINLLIRTMGYAEEKYDERKKSLLLTRLIPIVQPRVNLIELAPKGTGKSYVFSQLSRHSWLVSGGIVTRAQLFYDMTRQRPGIISKYDLIILDEIQTIKLANEGEIVGALKGYLESGEYRVMGYHGTAEAGFVILGNIPIEDGMPRDENYFSELPKWLKGIGATALLDRFGGLLPGWELPRIDSSCLCNTYALRADYFGEVLHTLRGRQEYPAYVKDRTETHGDLRDQKAIQKLACGYLKLLYPDLSMVSPEQFEKYCLKPAIELRSNIRRQMSIMDPEYSPKTAEIRVV, translated from the coding sequence ATGAAAGCTGAACTGGATAGTAAAATTGAGCAGACTTTTCCGGATGTATGTGTACACAAAGGGCTTGCTTCAAAAGCCGGACTTTCCGGGCGTGCTGTACCTGCATTTGTTTCAGACTGGCTTGTCAGTCGTTACAGAACAAAGGACGGTGTTGATGCAGAAGGCATCAACAGCTTTATCGCAAGGCATCTGCCTGACAAAAAGCATAAAGATTCTCTTTTATATGAACTCAGAAACGGGAATCAGCTAAAAATACTGGATTCATACAGCGTTACAGTTCATTCGACAACAGGAAAACTGATTCTGCGCATACCTGCATTGGATGTAAACGGCAGAGTTTCCGATTCAATCGTTGATGAAAATCCGCTTCTTCTGACCGGAAGTGTCTGGGGAAGCGGTACCCTTGCCTGGAGAAGCAACCCTGATAAAAAAGGGGAATATGAAATTGTCATGACCAAATACCGCCCCATGCAGTCCTCAACAATTGATATAGATTATTTTCTGCGGCAAAGGACCAGATACTCTCTTGATGAATGGATTAACCTGCTCATCCGCACAATGGGATACGCTGAAGAAAAATATGATGAGCGCAAAAAATCTTTACTGCTGACAAGACTGATTCCCATTGTTCAGCCAAGAGTGAATCTGATCGAACTTGCTCCCAAAGGAACAGGGAAGTCTTATGTTTTCAGTCAACTGTCAAGACATTCCTGGCTTGTCAGCGGCGGCATTGTCACCCGTGCCCAGCTTTTTTACGATATGACACGACAGCGACCGGGTATTATTTCAAAATATGACTTAATCATTCTGGATGAAATTCAGACCATCAAACTGGCAAATGAAGGGGAAATAGTCGGTGCATTAAAAGGCTATCTGGAATCAGGTGAATATCGGGTGATGGGATATCACGGTACAGCCGAGGCCGGATTTGTGATTCTGGGTAACATACCGATTGAGGATGGAATGCCTCGTGATGAAAATTATTTCAGTGAACTTCCGAAATGGCTCAAAGGCATAGGTGCTACTGCACTGCTGGACAGGTTCGGGGGACTGCTTCCAGGATGGGAACTGCCAAGAATAGATTCTTCCTGCTTATGCAACACCTATGCCCTCAGAGCGGATTATTTCGGGGAAGTGCTGCATACATTACGTGGAAGACAGGAATATCCGGCATATGTAAAAGACCGGACGGAAACACATGGTGATCTAAGAGATCAGAAAGCAATCCAAAAACTGGCCTGCGGTTATCTGAAACTGCTGTACCCCGATCTGAGTATGGTAAGTCCGGAACAATTTGAAAAATACTGTCTCAAACCTGCAATAGAACTGCGCTCCAATATCCGCCGTCAGATGTCCATCATGGACCCGGAATATTCTCCCAAAACAGCAGAAATCAGAGTCGTTTAA